One region of Gossypium raimondii isolate GPD5lz chromosome 6, ASM2569854v1, whole genome shotgun sequence genomic DNA includes:
- the LOC105772446 gene encoding CAX-interacting protein 4-like has translation MGSESDSDADRARGHRKEMVKKGRHRHNSSEDNFDSDGGRQKKRGEVQKGKIELTGSQMRERDMGSESDSDTDRARGRMKEMVKKGRRRNDSGEDDSDSDVERKKKRGEVQKGKIELTGSQRRGSDSGSDSEVDRARDHKKEIVKKRGHRYDKGDDSDSNTSDVMVEKDRRRGRRGDSDDEDSNSSYGRKIGKATEARERVGRRGSGSLTDDSDASSSDSDSTDVKRQTIEKKNAADKDRRGHRGDHDSHGVRGSRRYQEEKDSPSYAAKNDDRRGRTLNEDDRLERLQKSESNREMMKGKRKLDDENHDEQPELKSRSRNLGSELEMK, from the coding sequence ATGGGTAGTGAATCTGATTCTGATGCTGACAGAGCAAGAGGTCATAGAAAAGAAATGGTTAAGAAAGGTCGTCATAGGCACAACTCCAGCGAGGACAACTTTGATTCTGATGGTGGGAGGCAAAAGAAGAGAGGTGAAGTTCAAAAAGGAAAGATTGAGTTGACTGGGAGCCAGATGAGAGAGAGGGACATGGGTAGTGAATCTGATTCTGATACTGACAGAGCGAGAGGTCGTATGAAGGAAATGGTTAAGAAAGGCCGTCGTAGGAATGACTCCGGTGAGGATGACTCTGATTCTGATGTTgagaggaaaaagaagagaGGTGAAGTTCAGAAAGGGAAGATCGAGTTGACTGGgagccagaggagaggcagtgATAGTGGCTCGGATTCCGAAGTAGACAGAGCAAGAGATCATAAAAAGGAAATAGTAAAGAAACGTGGTCATAGGTATGATAAAGGAGATGACAGTGATTCTAATACAAGTGATGTAATGGTAGAAAAGGATAGGAGAAGAGGTAGAAGAGGTGATTCTGATGATGAAGATTCCAATTCATCATATGGCAGGAAAATTGGCAAGGCTACAGAAGCTAGAGAAAGGGTGGGTAGAAGGGGATCGGGCTCTTTGACAGATGATAGTGATGCAAGTTCTAGTGACTCTGACAGCACCGATGTAAAGCGTCAAACCATTGAAAAGAAGAATGCTGCTGACAAAGACAGAAGAGGACATAGAGGTGATCATGACAGTCATGGTGTTAGAGGTAGTCGTCGGTatcaagaagaaaaagactCTCCATCTTATGCAGCCAAGAATGATGATAGAAGGGGAAGGACCTTAAATGAGGATGATAGATTAGAGAGATTGCAGAAATCAGAGAGCAATAGAGAAATGATGAAAGGCAAGAGGAAGCTTGATGATGAAAATCATGACGAGCAGCCAGAATTGAAGTCAAGAAGTAGAAACTTAGGAAGTGAATTGGAGATGAAATAG
- the LOC128041776 gene encoding uncharacterized protein LOC128041776, producing the protein MANLEQIKGVVRGLTGAATLAKMIELTRKPNKQILEHDRKRQDKLAEQGYTESEIADKLVEARKALEDAQQEKDEEEGEVTPIPTRQQKVSDTQTHQVAARKEKQMETFRAALGVGASESGLPPLPNRRKNIDEREHSFLDRDPPVSAAMDVDDPKAKADKEKDSSLEHSKKATRKKKSRKGYDGESSDSDDYAGGRKLKISAKKHDRRRPSDRSKLGAASLDVDDRQAQHRRRHDSSEDDSETDGGREKNRGEVQKARGRKKELIKEGRQGHDSSEADSDCDGGRQKK; encoded by the exons ATGGCAAATTTAGAGCAGATTAAGGGCGTGGTTAGAGGGTTGACAGGAGCAGCGACCCTCGCTAAAAT GATTGAGCTAACAAGGAAACCTAACAAGCAAATCCTCGAGCATGATCGCAAGCGTCAAGATAAACTCGCTGAACAAGGTTACACTGAATCTGAGATCGCTGATAAGCTTGTTGAAGCTAGGAAGGCTCTCGAAGATGCTCAACAAGAGAAAGacgaagaagaaggagaagttACACCAATCCCTACTCGCCAGCAAAA GGTTTCGGATACACAGACCCACCAAGTTGCTGCAAGGAAGGAGAAGCAGATGGAGACCTTTAGGGCTGCTCTCGGGGTTGGAGCTTCTGAATCTGGGCTTCCTCCTCTGCCAAATCGTCGAAAGAATATCGATGAGCGTGAACATTCCTTTTTGGATAGAGATCCACCTGTTTCTGCAGCCATGGATGTGGATGATCCTAAGGCAAAAGCAGACAAGGAAAAAG ATAGCAGTTTAGAGCATTCGAAGAAAGCTACTCGCAAGAAGAAGAGCCGTAAGGGTTATGATGGTGAAAGTAGTGATTCTGATGACTATGCCGGTGGCAGGAAGCTAAAAATATCAGCGAAGAAGCATGATAGACGCAGACCATCTGATCGGTCGAAGCTTGGTGCTGCTAGTTTGGATGTTGATGATCGACAG GCACAACATCGACGTAGACATGACTCTAGCGAGGATGACTCTGAAACTGATGGTGGGAGGGAAAAGAATAGAGGTGAAGTTCAAAA AGCGAGAGGGCGTAAAAAGGAATTGATTAAGGAAGGTCGTCAAGGGCATGACTCCAGTGAGGCTGACTCTGATTGTGATGGTGGGAGGCAAAAGAAGTGA